Part of the Candidatus Thorarchaeota archaeon genome, GTGGCGCAGCGCCTCAGTCCCAGCAGCCATTAGACTCGCTCTGGTCCTCGTCGTCACATGGCCCAGATGTCTGTCTTCTTCCTACCCCCATAGTAAGGAGGAAGAAGAGCACCATGGAAGGCCAAGCATAGGGAATGACTGCGGCGAACATCGCAGAGTCGATGAGGATGAGAGGGCCCCAGAACAGCAGGAGCGCCGCACTGCGTGACAGCAGCTCATATGCGATCCTTCCCAGTCTCGAAGCCACATGGATGGCATACCATCTACCGAAACCTACGGGTTTGCTCAGTCCCTTTCTGGACACTGCCTCGCGTGCCTTCTCACCCCTATCTTGGTAGTACAGAGCGATTAGGAAAGTTGAGAGGCTGGACCCCGCAGACAGCAGCATGAGAAACATCCATGATTGCATTAGGTTTCACGTCCATTCATCCATCGCATTCATGTAATCATCGATGCCGCAGAACTGCCCTGCTGCTGCCTGAGTAGGTCAACCACTAGCAACCCCATCCAGAATGCCGTGAATGCTAGGAACATGAGAGCCACCATCATTACGACATTGCAGCGACCCTTTAAGCCGTTCGTCAGCATCCTCTCGCTCTTATTAATCCAGAACCTCTCTTCAAAGAACTTGAGAATGCCTCCCGAGCCCTTGTAACTATTCGCTATGTCAAGTGCGCTCTTGAAGGCCAAGAATGCTGCGGTCAGCATCGACAAGGCAAAACCCAGAAACAGCCACCCTGCCACCACGGGCTCCATACGTGACTGGAGATACTTCTCAATGGTCAGAATGTAGAACATGATCTGGAGAGCACTTGCAGCACCAATGAGCGCCCACACTATCCACTCGGTGCTTGGCGTGCCGAAAGACGCTGCTATCCGAGCGGCGAACCAACCAAGGATGACTGCCACGCCCAACTGAGCAACGACGAGGTCTAGCGACTTCATGGTCTGTTGCACTTCGGGGCCATTCAAGAGTGCCTGACTCTGCTCTTCGCTGTAGTCCTCGCACCCAAGAAAACGGACGTTGAAGTACTCGAAGTTGTAGTCACCGAGAAGGTCTATTGTGGCGTGAGCGTAAACCTCTACCCCTGGCATCACAATGAAATCTATCACAAGATGGACCAAAGGCCACCAGCCGGTCAGATAGACCTGAACCACTTCTCCGACTACAGCCAATGCAGACTCGACAATACCCGCTAGTCCCGGCTTCTCGTCAGCAGAACCAGTCGTTGTACCATCACCGGGCTGTCCCACAGGTTCCTCATCCGGCGGAGGCGCTGGCACCCACGGCAGCGTCCCTCTCAGGTCCACCACCAGCTCCATGTCCTGCACACGCAGGTCCACCATCGCCACGTCATCGTACCGGAGCACCCTGATGACCACGTAGCTCACAATCCGCGAGGCGTTGGTCACGGGGCCTAAAGTCACCAAGTTGCCGGGAATGAATGAGCGCATCGCGTTGTTGGCCCGGTCGTACCACAGCTCAGTGGTGTGACTGGAGCTGAACATGGAACCAAATGGTCTTCGCATAGTTCATATTGCACTGCACATCTGATACTCTGGATACGACATGGACCGTTCTGGAGACTGGCTCAGGCAGGCTGAGTATGACATCCAGACGGCCATAGGTCTTGCTCGTGAGGGTCGTCATGCCTGGGCATGCTTCGTAGCGCAGCAGTCAGCAGAGAAGTCATTGAAAGCCGTATTGGAGAAGATGGGGTTACCAAGCTGGGGCCACGATCTGATTGAACTTCTTCGGGCGATTGAGCAACGACTCAGCTTCGACAACTCTCTGCGAGAGTCATGTCATCGGCTCAACCTGTATTACATAGCCGCAAGGTATCCGGATGCTTTCTCAAGCGGAGTTCCTGAAGACAAGTTCTCAAAGGAGCAGAGTGCGTCGGCACTTAGAGACGCACAGGAGGTGCTTGTATTTGCTTCTGAAGCTGTACATCAGCAGTGAAGCAGCACAGACCCTAGACGACTACGTCAAGCGGCTCAAGAGGAGCCATCCGGTCCGTGCCGTTGTGGTCTTCGGTAGCGCCGCCAAAGGTGGGTGGAACCATCGGAGCGACATTGACGTCTTGATAGTCAGTGACAGCATGGGGACCGACTGGTTTGAGAGGAACCTCGCGGCCCAGAAACTCTCACGAGGGCGCATTCAGGCCTTCGTCGTGACATCAGACGAAGTGGAGTCTGCGATAGAATCCCATGCCTATCTGATATGGGAAGCGCTGCACGATGGCGTAGTCGTGTTTGATGATGGGGTCTTCGAGACTGCCAGAGCAGCACTCATGGAGCTCATGGGCTCTGGAAGAGTCGCACGTAGAGAGCAGGGCTGGGACCTGAGATCAACTGCCACCTAGTCGCACCTCAGACCGCTTCTCTTCTTGCCCATCTGGCAAGTTAATCGCGAAAGGCCTGACCGGCAGCGTCGTCTCTCGTCATGAGCCGCTTTCTGCCGGCCACGTAGTCTTTGTAGGTATGCCTCCGCCTTAGTCCTATCCCTGGTGGTCCTGCGGGGGTTTCCTCGAACTTGTCGAACAGCCTCCAGAGCCACGCGTCGATGAATTCATCACTCACTTGGCTGTCAACCATGTCATGTACGATAGTCTCAACTCTGGTGTGTTTGCCAGGGGATGCCACGTAGTCCTGAGAAGGACCTGATTCGTCACTGCTGTCTGACGCTTGATGGTGTTCTCCGTGCCACTTGTCTAGACGTTCTCTGAACGCGACCCCAACTTCATCATCCCTTGACATCAGACCGTCCTTTGTTCTCTCCCATTCCTTTGTCATCCACTTTGGTATCACACGGTGCGGAGACTCAAGCGCGGTGAAGGCCCGGAGGAGATAGACATCAAACTGTGGCGTGCCATAAGCATCAACAATCATACGCTCTCCTTGAGTGTCACCTCCAGCGCAAGCCGGTGCTGCTCTTCATAGTTGAGGACTGCTCTCTTCAATGAGGGCTCGGTACTTCTGCTAGTCATCACAATAGGAATCGCTACGGCGAAACCCATCAGATAGCCCAGAGCCAAGGATATGTAGGCAATCATGAGTACTGTGCTTGACCAGTAGAGAATCCGAATGGCGCCCTCCCAGATACCCGGATGAGCCCTGTAGCCAACCACGACTCGCTTCGAACGCTCTGTTTCCAATTCATCATGGCATGATGAGACTATCCGAGCCACCCTATCGGTCAGTGTGTGGGAGAGAGAGAAACACGATTCCAACTAGAAGCAGCAGGAGGAGATCATATCGCAGTAGCTGGAAGAACGTGTCGGAGTCTCCCTGCATCAGACTCATCACCACTTGTATGCCGCCCTAATGAAGTACAGGGCGATTTCCGCAATGCAGTACACTATCATGCCTACATAGCAAGTCTTCGTGTACTGCGCTGCAACGCTTCCCCTGAACGTCGTGATGAGGTCAAGTGCCATGAAGTCCGCATTCTCATAGATTCTTGGAATCCATTTGTATATGAACCTCTTCACAAGACCATCATGCTGAGTTGATCATAGTTGTTGGACTTTCCGCACTCCCCACCACTGCGATAAGAAACAGAGAAGCAGGCCAGCCCAGAAGGCTCCGACGAACGCCCAGCCCATCGTGTTCAGAATTTCCTCGGCGGCAAGCATGATTAGGGCCATGTAGACAACCGTCGCAATGGCTGCCAGCTGGGTTATTGCTGCCAGCAGACTTGTCAGAGGAGCAGTTAAGGTGCCCGCGCCCAATCTGCTAGCCACCATCGCGGTCTTGATGCTGTCACATGCAACCCAGAGCCCTGCAACATAGAAGGACCCTTTGTTGTAGAGCAAGACAGTGACAGCCGTACTGACGAGCTTGCTGAAGATGCCATCGATGAACTCCGTTAATGCCTCTGTGAGCCCGAAATGAGTGAGAACCCAGTTCAAGAGAAACTCCACCGCAATCCTGATACCGTTCAGTATGTCGTAGATGACCTCGAGTAGGACATTGTCGAGGTCAGGAACAAGAACTCCCTGAAGTGCCTGCTCCTCGTCGGGAGCATAGACATACTGATGGAGCTCAGGCCATGGCCAAGACCACTCGTACCGTACAAGTGATAGAAGTGCTACAGAGGCGAGAAGGTCAGCCCTTCTCTTGGCGCTCTCGTCCACAGAATCCCCTAGCACTCCGTCGAAGCATGATTCCACGGGGCCAATATCACCCGGCTCAGGCACCCACGGCAGCGTACCCCGCAGGTCCACCAAGTGCATGTCCGGCAACCGCCAAACTACCATGACCACGTCGTCATAGCGCAGCAGACTAGTTCTCGAGATTCAAGTCTGGGGACTCTCAGGCAACCTGTCGCGGAAGCTACTCCTCTGAGCCAATCTCAAAACGTCTGTAGGCTTCTTTGAAGACCCTGCCGACCTCGTCTTCGCGAGACATTAGCTCTTGCTTAAGCCTCAGATACTGCTCTAAGTCGTGACGAATGGCCCGTGGGGCCCCGTCCCTCGTGCGCTCCTGTTCGAGCTGCATCTCTTCGTATACCCGCACAATCCACAGGGCTGCCGCCACTGGGTCACTGGTGTCAAGGATTTCTCTCAGTCCTTCTTCGCTACGGAAGTCTATGTCCGTACATGGTGACAACTTCGGATGATAGAATGGCAACGCAACCGCCATGAGCCAGATAGGAATCATGGCTACAAAGAACGTCGGAGTATACTCAGGCATTACCAACAGGCCGAATATCCAGAAGAGAACAACGGGCAGCTGCAATACGAAGGCGGATGACACATCTTGGTGCCGCTTCTGTCCTGAGAGTAACAGGCGTGCGTACCGGCTTCCAATGCCTTTGGGTGCTTCGAGCTGCCCCCGAACCACTCTGTCTCTAATCCTTGAGCCTAGCCACAGATAGGACATGACCGGAGCAACCCCGATACATGTCATAACAAGTGTGAAGACCAGACTCTGCCAGAGGTAGTCTAGTCCAACATCTGCACACATCCGCCAGACTGCGTCAGGAGAAACAGCCGCGCAAGACATAGTCTACCATGCTCCGATTGCAATGCCCGTGACCAGACCTACGAGCACTCCAAGGCATATGATGTTGCACAGTATGAGACCATAGTGGCAACGTCCCTTAAAACCACATTGGCGTACTGACTCGAGCGGTGATTTCCGGTACACGTCGGTAAAGAAGTCGTACAGACGACCGGCCTTCTTGCCGCTCATGAAAGCCTTTGTCAACCGGTTCTCCCACCACACCTGCAACAGCCACATCATACCCATCGTCAAGAACGCAGCAGCTGCGTCCATTGGACTAAGCGAAGAACTACGAACTAGAGACCAAGTCACTGCGAAGTACCCCAGTACGCACAGTACGTAGGCGAAGATGGCAAACCAGAATTGTCCCTCTTGTGGCAGCGTGAGGAAATGAGCCCATTTCTCAAGGAAAAAGTAGATCACGCCAATGGCTAACGCCAGCGCGTAGGCTACGACTCGAAGCCAGTCGTCTAGAGAGGCAATCATTATATCGATTGTCCGTTGTCCCTCGTCTGCTGGCTTCTCATTCCAATCAAGTACTTGAATTTCAAACTCCTCAACATGTGTGTCACCTAACAAGTCCATGACTATGTGGATGATCAGAAGCGACGAACCTAAGACAGTCTGAGAGAAGCACAGGTGGAGTTCGGGCCAAGGCCAAGTGAAGAACGCATGGACACATGCAGCTATGTTAGCGAAGACACCTTGCACAATTCCTAGGAGTGAGGACTCGCTGTCCGTCTTTCCGCCAAGTGTCCCGTCGCCCGTACCGTTCGGGGGCGCCTCATCCGGTGGAGGCGTCGGCACCCACGGCGGCGTCCCCCGCAGGTCCACCACCAGCTCCATGTCCTGCACGCGCATGTCCACCATCGCCACATCGTCGTACCGGAGCACCTTGATGACCAAGTAGCTCACAATCCGCGAGGCGTTGGTCACTGCACCCAGCGTCACCACATTCCCGTCGATGGCCGAGCATATCGAGTTGGAGGCACGGTCGTACCACAGCGCGCCCGTCCTGTCAAAGCTGGCCGAGGTGGAGGGAGAGTCCTGCCTCAGCTCGCCTTCAGTGTCGGGATAGTACGCTGTGCTCATCCTGCCGGTCGATGAGCCGGACGAGTCATCATACCACCATATCCATGCGATCTGCTTCATCTGGTCGTCAAAGAGGCCGATGAGCATCTGGCCCATGCTGTTGCTCGTCTGGGTGAGGCTGCCTCGTACCGAGAACTGACCGAGCTGGTAGAGTCTGAATGGCCTGTCCAGTGCCCGCACAAAGGTGGCCCCGTGCCATGTGTTGTAGGCCGGTCGAGCAGCAACACTTGCTGTCAGGTAGCTGGCCCCGACTGGCGCGATGAGTTGGGAGTCGGAGTCGCGCGTTAGGAGCATGATGTCATCGACGTAGCCGCTGCCCCTGATGAGGATGGCGTTCACGTCGACTATGTCCACGTTTGGCTGTGCTCTGTGCAGGTCAGTGAGTAGGTCTCTCTTGAAGGTCCACCACTGCCCGTTGGTCGTGTTGGAGCCGAGTCCAAAGTAGACGTATTCTCCTGTGCCGAGACCATCGGTGTCAACCGGTGTATACTGAAGGTATCGGTGTCCAGCGGAAGTGTCCACCGACACATAGACGATGTAGTTCTCGGAGTACTTCATGCTCCACTGGATAGTGAGGTGGTCCTTGTCATTCCAGTAGTTTGTGGAGCTGTACGGATACCTGTGACCGGTGCTTGTGCCACTGCCCTGAAGCTGAATGACGCGTCGAGTGCCTAGAAGGACATTGCTGACTGTACCAGACCCGCTGTATACACCCCAGCCTGTTGTCCTGCCATCCTCGGCATCCTCCTTCACGGTGGCGTAGGAGAGCAGCTTGATGTCATCTATGTAGCCGCTGCCTCGTATCAGGAAGGCGTTGATATCAACGATGTTGATGCTCGGATAGGCCTCATGAAGGTCAGCGACGAGGTCACGTTGGAATGTGTGCCAATTGCCATCCTTGGAGGTCGTTCCGAGTCCGTGGTGAACATATCCCGCAGTCGCTCCCAAGTAGTCGACATCCTGAGGTGTATAGTCCATATAGTAGTGCCCTGAAGTTGTGTCTACGGAGATATAGATCTCATAGTACTCAGAGTACTTCATGCTCCACTGAATCACGAATCGGTTGCGTTCATTCCAGTAGTTTCCAGAGCTCGGGTACCGATACCCGGTGTCCCAACCGCCGCCCTGAAGCGAGATTGCTCTGTCCCCGTCAAGCGCGACGTTTGTGATGTTTCCGGCAGGGACGTTATCGTAGACCTCCCAGAAGGCGGTATCGCCGTCCTCAGCGTCCTCCGTGACATCGACCACACCAAAACCGTCGTTCTGGTAGAAGCTCCTGTTAGACATACACCGGTCCGTGAAGGAAGTGAAATCGGAGCCAGAGTAGCTGACTCGGATGGAGTATATCCTTTCATCATGCTCAGTGTTGGAGCCATACCGCTGGCAGTTCACTCCCACGTACTTTATCATCCGGTCGAGGTGACTCCCCGTCAACTGATTAATTGAAAGTAGGACCTGTTCTGACGCTCCTGAGCGCTTCAGGCGTATGCCATTGAGAGGGTCGTATCTAACTGAGATAATTCCGTTGTAGTCACCACCGAGGGCGGACCATGAGTACGAGTTCTCGGTCCCGGAGGTGCTGACGAAGGCCCCGCTCACAACTAGGCTCGACGCACTACTTGAGCTGTCGACAACCGAGAGACGGAAGACGGGACGCTTCATATCGTCGTACAGATAGAGGTTGAGAGAGCCCACTCTCTGGACTTGACCACCATGTAGCAGGGAGACGTTAGCCGAGAAGCTTCCAAAGTCACTGAGTTTCATGTAGGATGGTAGCTCCTGAATGAAGGTAGGTCCGTGCCAGCCAGTGCCCGTGGGAATGCCGGACACATAGAGGTAGTCCTCACCAACCTGTATCGAGCCCTGACCCAAGGGCGAGAACGACTCCTCGCTGCCCCAAGCACCGTGGGCTGGCTCCGAGGCAATGCACTTCCTGACATACCAGAAGTCGAATATGGCATCCAATGTGCTTGAGCCCCACTCCTTGCCAAAGAGGCCGAGGTAGGCGGGGTCCAGCTCGGTCATTGAATACACATTGCTCCATGTTGAACCGCCATTGAAGCTAATGTCAAAATACCTGGTGCTTCCAATTTCCCTGATTCTCAGCTCAGTCCCCATTGTTGTGCTGGAGTAGGCGGCCACTCTCCAGTAGCCTACGTCATTGATAATCTTCTCGAGGGTGTACTCGTCGTAGCTTGCGCTGCGATAGCGACCCCACAGATAGGCATTGTTACGATTGTTATAGGCCATGATTCCCGCATGGGTGTTGAGGTTGACGGAGTAAGTGTTCAGCTTGGTGACTGCGGCATAGTTCGTAGAGGGTGCAGCCCTGTATGCGATTGGGGCATACTCCAGCGTGCCACCCCACCAGTCACCATTGTCAGCTGAGCCGATTGATATGACCATCGATGAACCCCATGCTTCCTGAATCCATCCGACGGGCTTGCTCTGGGTCCATGAACCAGACACGACGTTATCATTGAAGTCATCAAACTGAAGGAATGTTGCATATCCATCTGAGGCCGAGCCAACCGCAGGATTTCCGTAGTATACGTAAATGTTCTTTGAGGTATCGAGACTGTCTGCAACCTCAACCCAGAATACTGCTTGTGACGATGCAGCATAGGTCTCACGCCAGTGATCAAGGAGAACCCGCCCGGTCCCATCAGTGAACCGGATGTCGTCAAAGTCGGTCTGGCACTTGGAGTTGAGGTACACATGCTCTCCCGAGTCGGTGCCCGAACCGTAGTGGACAACAATGCGGACTGGGTAGTTGGGTACGGCTCCACTGGAACCGCTGATTGTGTGCAGCTTTCGGTAGCCCCAAGGCGCTTGGGCACTTGAACCAAGCTGGGTGTACTCCTGTGGTCCCCATGTGCTGTGGCTTGGCTCGAGACTGAGAGACTTCTTCATGAAGACATCGTCAACATACGAGGTCCCATACGAGCCCGGGGTTGCGTAGCAGTTGTCGAGATTGGCGTTGGGGTATGAGCTCGGACTCTGGCTGAACCCCTTTCCGACAACTAGAAGGACTGGCGGCCCACTCCAGTCAGAATACCTTGTCAGGGTCGTATGTGTGGTCCACGAGACTCCGTCTGTTGAGTACTCGGGGTAGACATAGCTCTGAGTCACCCGGATGCGATAGTAGTACCATGTGTTGATGGATACTGAGCCAGCATTCCCTCCCCAGACTATCGAGTTTGCGTAATTGTACTCAAGTGAATGCTGCAAGTAATCAGACGGGCCGATACCAATCCAATCATAGGGGCCCCAGTATACGAAGAGGTTCGGACGCCATGAACAGCCAGCGTATGAGCCTATCATGATCTTGGCTTGCACCACGAAATTGTGGAAGTCGGGAGTATCCTTCTCGATGTGGCAGTAGTAGTTCTGGGCCTGATAGATTCGAAGCCTGTTGGTGGATATGCTCACTGTGCCGGAACCATACTCGTCCTCCGTCCATTCGGGCCCCACGGCGGAGTTGTCAGCTCTGTTGAAGTCGTCGAAGAAGTCGAACACGGAGCTGCCGGTAGACGCGCTAACCGCACTTGGGTTGCCGTAATAGATGTAGATTGTCCGATCGCGGTCAAGGGACCCCTTGATTTCAACCCAGAAGACTGCCCGTGATGATTCAGTGTACGACTGGCGCCAATGGTCGAGAAGGGTATAGCCATCAGCATCCGTGAAGCGTATGTCATCGAAGTCGGTCTGAGCTCGGCTATTGAGGTACACGTTCTCGCCAGAGTCGGTCCCGGAGCCGTAGTTCACGACAATACGGACAGGGTAATTGACGACTGCCTCACCGCTGCCGGACCCGTGGATGATGAGATGGGACTTGCGATACTGCCACGAGGAGAGCATCTTCGCTTCCTCGCCAGACCACATGGGGTCGTATTCATAGTTGCAGACCGTTGCGGAGTCAATCCAAAGTCCGCCCGTGCGACCCGGCTTTCGGTCCACGACGGGTTCCTGCCACACTCCGTCGACCTTAGTACGTTCCACCCGGACGCCACCAATGTCCAGCTGTTCGAGGTGTATGCTATCAACTTGGTCAGTCACATTTCCCGAGGCAGTCACGTTCACATAGATGTAGTCCCAGCCAGGGGAGGGGCTGCCTCCAAACTTGAACCATCCCGAGTATGTGCCGCCTGTGAACACAGGCGTGGAGTTCTCCCAGTGCCCGGGAGTGTACGATGCTATCGAGGTGTACAAGTCACTGTACAAGACAGAATCGTAGTCGATTGGCGGATCCTCAGGCGGGAGGGCTTCCGGATTGTACGGACCACCCTCATCGGGGATGTACTCGGA contains:
- a CDS encoding nucleotidyltransferase domain-containing protein, whose translation is MLLKLYISSEAAQTLDDYVKRLKRSHPVRAVVVFGSAAKGGWNHRSDIDVLIVSDSMGTDWFERNLAAQKLSRGRIQAFVVTSDEVESAIESHAYLIWEALHDGVVVFDDGVFETARAALMELMGSGRVARREQGWDLRSTAT
- a CDS encoding HEPN domain-containing protein, whose translation is MDRSGDWLRQAEYDIQTAIGLAREGRHAWACFVAQQSAEKSLKAVLEKMGLPSWGHDLIELLRAIEQRLSFDNSLRESCHRLNLYYIAARYPDAFSSGVPEDKFSKEQSASALRDAQEVLVFASEAVHQQ
- a CDS encoding DUF2341 domain-containing protein; this translates as MSVVVPRSKVVAILAVVISFVFAGQVAAQTALTADQLNAGPSVAILQLSDDKDTDWAVNDLIARLNTFIVDDLFIPDRIRLIKTNAPHVAKSLDNQIIVYMSHGGPIGMVTGNHLTSWKTMARIVMESKASVHLFAACDSRRIVKYGSEDSGKQLYTVPGSRPAEVTNVEITATIMLAFGLDTETVEAYRTAELNKAKDLVQTGISVHIMDFSQIILTEIEQIDANYSQTYTDTHKVYRVAEMVYYALANYTSLPYDLVSLIFAYYRVYDGYPEPGQRQLLAVDITYTKNYYIESEYIPDEGGPYNPEALPPEDPPIDYDSVLYSDLYTSIASYTPGHWENSTPVFTGGTYSGWFKFGGSPSPGWDYIYVNVTASGNVTDQVDSIHLEQLDIGGVRVERTKVDGVWQEPVVDRKPGRTGGLWIDSATVCNYEYDPMWSGEEAKMLSSWQYRKSHLIIHGSGSGEAVVNYPVRIVVNYGSGTDSGENVYLNSRAQTDFDDIRFTDADGYTLLDHWRQSYTESSRAVFWVEIKGSLDRDRTIYIYYGNPSAVSASTGSSVFDFFDDFNRADNSAVGPEWTEDEYGSGTVSISTNRLRIYQAQNYYCHIEKDTPDFHNFVVQAKIMIGSYAGCSWRPNLFVYWGPYDWIGIGPSDYLQHSLEYNYANSIVWGGNAGSVSINTWYYYRIRVTQSYVYPEYSTDGVSWTTHTTLTRYSDWSGPPVLLVVGKGFSQSPSSYPNANLDNCYATPGSYGTSYVDDVFMKKSLSLEPSHSTWGPQEYTQLGSSAQAPWGYRKLHTISGSSGAVPNYPVRIVVHYGSGTDSGEHVYLNSKCQTDFDDIRFTDGTGRVLLDHWRETYAASSQAVFWVEVADSLDTSKNIYVYYGNPAVGSASDGYATFLQFDDFNDNVVSGSWTQSKPVGWIQEAWGSSMVISIGSADNGDWWGGTLEYAPIAYRAAPSTNYAAVTKLNTYSVNLNTHAGIMAYNNRNNAYLWGRYRSASYDEYTLEKIINDVGYWRVAAYSSTTMGTELRIREIGSTRYFDISFNGGSTWSNVYSMTELDPAYLGLFGKEWGSSTLDAIFDFWYVRKCIASEPAHGAWGSEESFSPLGQGSIQVGEDYLYVSGIPTGTGWHGPTFIQELPSYMKLSDFGSFSANVSLLHGGQVQRVGSLNLYLYDDMKRPVFRLSVVDSSSSASSLVVSGAFVSTSGTENSYSWSALGGDYNGIISVRYDPLNGIRLKRSGASEQVLLSINQLTGSHLDRMIKYVGVNCQRYGSNTEHDERIYSIRVSYSGSDFTSFTDRCMSNRSFYQNDGFGVVDVTEDAEDGDTAFWEVYDNVPAGNITNVALDGDRAISLQGGGWDTGYRYPSSGNYWNERNRFVIQWSMKYSEYYEIYISVDTTSGHYYMDYTPQDVDYLGATAGYVHHGLGTTSKDGNWHTFQRDLVADLHEAYPSINIVDINAFLIRGSGYIDDIKLLSYATVKEDAEDGRTTGWGVYSGSGTVSNVLLGTRRVIQLQGSGTSTGHRYPYSSTNYWNDKDHLTIQWSMKYSENYIVYVSVDTSAGHRYLQYTPVDTDGLGTGEYVYFGLGSNTTNGQWWTFKRDLLTDLHRAQPNVDIVDVNAILIRGSGYVDDIMLLTRDSDSQLIAPVGASYLTASVAARPAYNTWHGATFVRALDRPFRLYQLGQFSVRGSLTQTSNSMGQMLIGLFDDQMKQIAWIWWYDDSSGSSTGRMSTAYYPDTEGELRQDSPSTSASFDRTGALWYDRASNSICSAIDGNVVTLGAVTNASRIVSYLVIKVLRYDDVAMVDMRVQDMELVVDLRGTPPWVPTPPPDEAPPNGTGDGTLGGKTDSESSLLGIVQGVFANIAACVHAFFTWPWPELHLCFSQTVLGSSLLIIHIVMDLLGDTHVEEFEIQVLDWNEKPADEGQRTIDIMIASLDDWLRVVAYALALAIGVIYFFLEKWAHFLTLPQEGQFWFAIFAYVLCVLGYFAVTWSLVRSSSLSPMDAAAAFLTMGMMWLLQVWWENRLTKAFMSGKKAGRLYDFFTDVYRKSPLESVRQCGFKGRCHYGLILCNIICLGVLVGLVTGIAIGAW